The following coding sequences are from one Ovis canadensis isolate MfBH-ARS-UI-01 breed Bighorn chromosome 25, ARS-UI_OviCan_v2, whole genome shotgun sequence window:
- the SGPL1 gene encoding sphingosine-1-phosphate lyase 1, producing MPSTDLMSLKAFEPYFEILEVYSTKAKNYVNGHCTKCEPWQLIVWSVVWTLLIVWVYEFVFQPESLWSRFKKRCFKLIRKMPVIGRQIQDKLNKTKEDISKNMSFLKVDQDYVKALPPQGLSPAAVLEKLKEYSSKDVLWQEGKASGAVYSGEKELTDLLVKAYGDFAWSNPLHPDIFPGLRKIEAEIVRMACSLFNGGPDSCGCVTSGGTESILMACKAYRELAFENGIKTPEIVAPQSAHAAFDKAANYFGMKIIRVPLNKMMEVDVRAMRRAISRNTAMLVCSAPQFPHGVIDPIPEVAKLAVKYKIPLHVDACLGGFLIVFMEKAGYPLEQPFDFRVKGVTSISADTHKYGYAPKGSSVVLYSDKKYRRYQFFVATDWQGGIYASPTIAGSRPGGISAACWASLMYFGESGYIEATKQIIKTTRFLKSELENIKGIFVFGNPQLSVIALGSRDFDIYRLFNLMHAKGWNLNQLQFPPSLHFCITLVHTRKRVAIQFLKDIRESVTQIMKNPKAKTTGMGAIYGMAQATVDRNLVAELSSVFLDSLFSTDTVAQGSQMNGSPKPR from the exons AAGGCCTTTGAGCCCTACTTTGAGATTCTGGAAGTGTATTCCACAAAGGCCAAGAACTACGTGAACGGGCACTGTACCAAGTGCGAGCCCTGGCAGCTGATTGTGTGGAGTGTCGTGTGGACCCTGCTCATAGTCTGGGTGTATGAGTTTGTCTTCCAGCCAGAGA GTTTATGGTCAAGGTTTAAGAAGAGATGTTTTAAGCTTATCCGGAAGATGCCTGTCATTGGTCGTCAG ATCCAAGATAAGTTGAACAAGACCAAGGAAGATATTAGCAAGAACATGTCATTCCTGAAAGTGGACCAAGATTACGTGAAAGCCCTGCCCCCTCAAGGTCTGAGCCCGGCTGCAGTCCTAGAGAAGCTCAAAGAATACAGCTCTAAGG ATGTCTTGTGGCAAGAGGGGAAAGCCTCCGGAGCAGTGTACAGTGGGGAAAAGGAGCTCACCGACCTCCTCGTGAAG GCTTATGGAGATTTTGCATGGAGTAATCCACTGCATCCAGATATCTTCCCCGGACTCCGGAAGATAGAGGCAGAGATTGTGAGGATGGCTTGTTCCCTATTCAATGGGGGACCAGATTCCTGTGGATGT GTGACCTCTGGGGGCACAGAAAGTATTTTGATGGCCTGCAAAGCTTATCGGGAACTAGCCTTCGAGAATGGGATCAAAACTCCAGAAAT cGTAGCCCCCCAGAGTGCCCATGCTGCATTTGACAAAGCCGCCAATTACTTTGGGATGAAGATTATACGAGTTCCCCTGAACAAAATGATGGAGGTGGATGTTCGG GCAATGCGCAGAGCCATCTCTAGGAATACGGCCATGCTCGTCTGCTCTGCCCCACAGTTCCCTCATGGTGTGATAGACCCTATCCCTGAAGTGGCCAAG CTGGCTGTCAAATACAAAATACCTCTTCATGTGGACGCTTGTCTGGGGGGCTTCCTCATCGTCTTTATGGAGAAAGCAGGATACCCGCTGGAGCAGCCATTTGATTTCCGGGTGAAAGGCGTGACCAGCATTTCAGCTGATACTCATAAG TACGGCTATGCCCCCAAGGGCTCTTCAGTGGTCTTATACTCTGACAAGAAGTACAGGCGCTATCAGTTCTTCGTTGCCACAGACTGGCAGGGTGGTATCTACGCTTCCCCAACCATTGCAGGCTCACGGCCTGGTGGCATTAGCGCAGCCTGTTGGGCCTCCTTGATGTACTTCGGTGAGAGCGGCTACATTGAAGCTACCAAACAGATCATCAAAACCACGCGCTTCCTCAAGTCAGA ACTAGAAAACATCAAAGGCATCTTTGTCTTTGGGAATCCTCAGTTGTCAGTCATCGCTCTGGGCTCTCGTGATTTTGATATCTACCGACTGTTCAACTTGATGCATGCCAAGGGCTGGAACTTGAATCAGTTGCAGTTCCCACCCAG CCTTCATTTCTGCATCACATTGGTACACACCCGCAAGCGGGTAGCCATACAGTTCCTTAAGGATATCCGGGAATCTGTCACTCAAATCATGAAGAATCCGAAAGCAAAGACCACAGGAATG GGTGCGATCTATGGCATGGCCCAGGCTACCGTCGACAGGAACTTGGTGGCGGAGCTGTCCTCCGTCTTCTTGGACAGCCTTTTCAGTACAGACACTGTAGCTCAGGGCAGCCAGATGAATGGCTCTCCGAAACCCCGCTGA